A single window of Jiangella alkaliphila DNA harbors:
- a CDS encoding CHAT domain-containing protein, whose protein sequence is MGDLPRALRLLYDARRRYEELGVVPPEVLRDLAVVQLAAGLTEDAATTADELVAVLDGARDSALRRSDGFIAAAIVHLAAGNAGRAADLARRAARSSRRQGHDDAERHARIVVLRAQAEAGAVTKRHARAAAELAAELTDRFASERLDALVLAGRLALATKLPDLAEEALRTAAAGRRGRGSALRRATGWYAQALLAESAGDRRAMLRACGRGLDVLDTHALSLGATELRARATMHGSDLAALATRRVAVDGSARQLLRWTERWRGTLHSLPWPEARHDAELAAELGRLRAVGSLIGSHADEAERRRIEERIRRHVHGRDAAAPAGPAVRTPTTGRRRLDVRELLDTLGDRTLVSIVGLRGGRFHAVVARGGRLKHVVAGDAGAALNEVEYAKFALRGAALAADAVAGVLLAAAEPGLARLQETMLGPAVRELGDGPVVLVPPSTMQSVPWGALPALRDRDVTVAPSATAWLRARTSTPPADRRVALIAGADLASSGAEVGVLAGVYTDATVLTGDDATADAALAALDGSWLAHVGAHGRYRGDNPMFSSLELADGPLTVFDIERLQSPPYRLLLTACESGVGSPTGADELLGLTTSLSALGTAGLLATVVPVSDAASVDLSLVVHERLRAGDDLGAALLAARRAAAGARDRATAWSFLALGGA, encoded by the coding sequence ATGGGGGACCTGCCGCGGGCGTTGCGGCTGCTCTACGATGCGCGTCGGAGGTACGAGGAGCTGGGCGTCGTCCCGCCGGAGGTGTTGCGCGACCTCGCGGTGGTCCAGCTGGCGGCCGGCCTGACCGAGGACGCCGCCACGACGGCGGATGAGCTGGTGGCGGTCCTGGACGGGGCGCGGGACTCCGCCCTACGGAGGTCCGACGGGTTCATCGCGGCCGCCATCGTGCACCTGGCCGCGGGCAACGCCGGCCGCGCCGCCGATCTGGCGCGGAGGGCCGCAAGGTCCAGCCGCCGGCAGGGGCACGACGACGCGGAGCGGCATGCGCGGATCGTGGTCCTGCGCGCACAGGCGGAGGCCGGCGCCGTCACCAAGCGGCACGCCCGGGCGGCCGCCGAGCTGGCGGCGGAGCTGACCGACCGGTTCGCCTCCGAACGCCTCGACGCGCTCGTGCTGGCGGGGCGGCTGGCCTTGGCGACGAAGCTGCCGGACCTGGCGGAGGAGGCGCTGCGGACGGCGGCGGCCGGGCGCCGCGGGCGCGGGTCGGCGCTGCGCCGGGCCACCGGCTGGTACGCGCAGGCGCTGCTGGCCGAGTCCGCCGGCGACCGCCGGGCGATGCTGCGCGCCTGTGGCCGCGGGCTGGACGTCCTCGACACGCACGCGCTGTCGCTCGGCGCGACGGAGCTGCGGGCCCGGGCGACGATGCACGGCAGCGACCTCGCGGCGCTGGCCACCCGGCGGGTCGCCGTCGACGGGTCGGCGCGGCAGCTGCTGCGCTGGACCGAGCGCTGGCGCGGCACCCTCCACTCGCTGCCCTGGCCGGAGGCCCGACACGACGCCGAACTGGCCGCCGAGCTGGGCCGGCTGCGCGCCGTCGGCAGCCTCATCGGCAGCCACGCCGACGAGGCCGAGCGGCGGCGCATCGAGGAGCGCATCCGCCGCCACGTCCACGGTCGCGACGCCGCGGCTCCCGCCGGCCCGGCCGTCCGCACTCCGACGACGGGCCGCCGCCGGCTCGACGTCCGCGAACTGCTCGACACCCTCGGCGACCGGACCCTGGTGAGCATCGTCGGCCTGCGCGGCGGCCGGTTCCACGCCGTCGTCGCGCGCGGGGGACGGTTGAAGCACGTGGTCGCGGGCGACGCCGGCGCGGCGCTGAACGAGGTCGAGTACGCCAAGTTCGCGCTCCGCGGCGCCGCGCTGGCCGCCGACGCCGTCGCCGGGGTGCTGCTCGCGGCCGCCGAGCCCGGCCTCGCTCGGCTGCAGGAGACGATGCTCGGCCCGGCGGTCCGCGAGCTGGGCGACGGGCCGGTGGTGCTGGTGCCGCCGTCGACGATGCAGTCGGTGCCGTGGGGGGCGCTGCCGGCGCTGCGCGACCGGGATGTGACGGTGGCGCCGTCGGCGACCGCCTGGCTGCGCGCCCGCACGAGCACGCCACCGGCGGACCGGCGGGTCGCGTTGATCGCCGGCGCCGACCTCGCATCGTCGGGTGCGGAGGTCGGCGTGCTGGCCGGCGTCTACACCGACGCGACCGTGCTGACCGGCGACGACGCGACCGCCGACGCCGCGCTGGCCGCGTTGGACGGGTCCTGGCTGGCGCACGTGGGCGCGCACGGCCGCTACCGCGGTGACAACCCGATGTTCTCGTCGCTGGAGCTGGCCGACGGCCCGCTGACGGTGTTCGACATCGAGCGGCTGCAGTCGCCGCCGTACCGCCTGTTGCTGACGGCGTGCGAGTCGGGCGTCGGCTCGCCGACCGGCGCCGACGAACTGCTCGGCCTGACGACGTCGCTGTCGGCGCTGGGCACCGCCGGGCTGCTGGCGACCGTCGTCCCGGTCAGCGACGCCGCGAGCGTCGACCTCAGCCTGGTCGTGCACGAGCGGCTGCGCGCCGGCGACGACCTCGGCGCGGCGCTGCTGGCGGCCCGCCGGGCGGCGGCCGGAGCCCGCGACCGGGCCACGGCGTGGTCCTTCCTCGCCCTCGGTGGCGCGTGA
- a CDS encoding HAD family hydrolase — protein sequence MPLTIGFDLDLTLVDSAEGITVSMTEAFRRVGVVIDPRRLTPMIGLPLDTTLRAFVPDDRVDEARDIYRELYPTMGIPGTKPLPGAVEAVDAIHAHHGIVLVVSAKIESAVRAVLAHVGLPVDDVVGERYAESKGAALQERGADVYVGDHPGDMIGARTAGAYAIGVTTGGHDAVALREAGADVVFADLLDFPYWLDDYVGAPT from the coding sequence GTGCCCCTCACCATCGGTTTCGACCTCGATCTCACCCTCGTCGATTCCGCGGAGGGCATCACCGTCTCGATGACCGAGGCGTTCCGGCGGGTCGGCGTCGTCATCGACCCGCGGCGGTTGACGCCGATGATCGGCCTGCCGCTCGACACCACGCTCCGCGCGTTCGTCCCGGACGACCGCGTCGACGAGGCCCGGGACATCTACCGCGAGCTGTACCCGACGATGGGCATCCCCGGCACCAAGCCGCTGCCCGGCGCCGTCGAGGCCGTCGACGCCATCCACGCGCACCACGGCATCGTGCTGGTCGTCAGCGCCAAGATCGAGTCCGCGGTCCGTGCGGTGCTGGCGCACGTCGGCCTGCCGGTCGATGACGTCGTGGGCGAGCGGTACGCGGAGTCCAAGGGTGCGGCGCTGCAGGAACGCGGCGCGGACGTCTACGTGGGCGACCACCCGGGCGACATGATCGGCGCGCGCACGGCCGGCGCCTACGCCATCGGCGTCACGACGGGCGGGCACGACGCGGTCGCGTTGCGCGAGGCCGGCGCCGACGTCGTCTTCGCCGACCTGCTCGACTTCCCGTACTGGCTCGACGACTACGTCGGCGCCCCGACCTGA